From the genome of Mesorhizobium japonicum MAFF 303099, one region includes:
- a CDS encoding YcaO-like family protein, protein MTAANAFELAARFCSQPQDLAPEQAAMARGLLGALGYLDTSDTDPGLMATNNRQGLLSAAANFGNLFRLHARHAPGLYFFGAQVNRNWGDSVSAISASFSGVGLTPGRAFEACIGEGIEYHSEWQQPHGTMNRTTVDGVGHWQDVRLAEHLDDFRVQSGFGESDRWVPVRRLDDGRQGYLPETLFIRSANRSAWVTSCGCAAGITHEAALTSALLEAIERDAAAGWWRSRRGGRLIGLEALAGAGVLDLLARIRQEKLGRCTQFLDISGEFPAPVIAALSFDADGRGLAVGLACRLDAGNALRAALLEMCQMELALDLAAMKRAEQGVERLDEVDRLQAERAETPGAIDTDLVSHLSSGVLMHKNDEKDLNFVSLVGEMLKKQYRIYAADLTTPMFDIPVAKVFVPGLQPFPSPFQSRRLRSLIDQAGPSGRADLM, encoded by the coding sequence TTGACCGCCGCAAACGCGTTCGAACTGGCAGCGCGATTTTGTTCACAGCCGCAAGATTTAGCGCCTGAACAGGCTGCAATGGCCCGCGGGTTGCTCGGCGCGCTCGGCTACCTTGACACCAGCGACACAGATCCCGGCTTGATGGCGACAAATAACCGCCAAGGACTACTCTCAGCAGCGGCAAATTTTGGCAATCTGTTCCGCTTGCACGCCCGCCACGCACCGGGGCTGTACTTCTTTGGCGCGCAGGTAAACCGCAACTGGGGAGATTCGGTTTCAGCCATTTCTGCCAGCTTCAGTGGCGTCGGCCTCACACCGGGGCGCGCATTCGAGGCCTGCATCGGCGAGGGCATCGAATATCATAGCGAATGGCAACAGCCGCACGGGACGATGAACCGCACGACAGTAGATGGTGTAGGTCATTGGCAGGACGTTCGCCTGGCTGAACACCTGGACGATTTCCGGGTGCAATCCGGTTTCGGTGAAAGTGACCGGTGGGTGCCCGTGCGCCGGCTGGACGACGGTAGACAGGGCTATTTGCCCGAGACGCTTTTCATTCGCAGCGCAAACCGAAGCGCCTGGGTAACCAGTTGCGGATGCGCCGCAGGGATAACCCACGAGGCTGCCCTGACCTCGGCGCTGCTGGAAGCAATCGAGCGCGATGCGGCTGCCGGCTGGTGGCGCAGCAGGCGCGGCGGCCGGTTGATCGGACTGGAAGCGCTTGCTGGCGCGGGTGTGCTCGATCTGCTTGCGCGGATAAGGCAGGAGAAGCTCGGCAGGTGCACCCAGTTTCTCGACATATCGGGTGAGTTTCCCGCGCCTGTAATCGCGGCGCTATCCTTCGACGCGGATGGTCGCGGCCTGGCAGTCGGGCTGGCTTGCAGGCTGGACGCCGGCAACGCCCTGAGGGCGGCGCTGCTGGAAATGTGCCAGATGGAATTGGCTCTCGATCTGGCGGCAATGAAACGCGCAGAACAGGGAGTTGAGAGGCTCGACGAGGTCGACCGCCTGCAGGCGGAGCGCGCCGAGACCCCTGGCGCAATCGACACGGACCTCGTCTCACACCTGTCCAGTGGCGTGCTGATGCACAAAAATGATGAAAAGGACTTGAATTTCGTATCCTTGGTTGGCGAAATGCTCAAAAAGCAATACCGCATATACGCAGCAGATCTGACCACGCCGATGTTTGACATTCCCGTCGCCAAAGTCTTCGTCCCAGGGCTGCAGCCATTTCCGTCGCCGTTCCAGTCGCGTCGGCTTCGTTCCCTGATTGACCAGGCCGGCCCGAGCGGCCGCGCCGATCTTATGTAG
- a CDS encoding peroxidase family protein: protein MNAHRGTSATGPALKDGAQSTAAAVDPRQVQFRNFGYEGGADEAKLYHGLETPWATQCLFAKLLRRMSVASAGGGNKTNERIPAGYTYLAQFAAHDIIRNSSLSPLLAAHEAERRNEREEALLLDVLYGGGPFSNPGLYVVAKPGEVVRSLMRTGPMAPPSLNAMAMPAGACPFAKRDLPRFQQADLSDGFEAGRTDVLAADQRSDDNANIAQMTALFLHLHNAVANALGKSGIPKKDAELPAGAYLFDRTRRVTTAIYRNVLQNDLLPRLIAKPIWDLYNANGFRPLVDMPEGVPIEFSHAAYRLGHSMVRLSYVFNDQHPDGEGLENVLLNRSSSRPHRFPVSEHWIADWSHFFQIAGSTPQFSRRIGPTVNEVLLSAYTMPILCVGPDSKPLEPAAAGLLSEADRAALPDPNASGLLFSDLVRGTIGGLLRLDALIEQLPQAALTAAPLLGDAEKRHQAIRSWLQDSTVAFTAAESAELAENPPLLFWLLLEAAIEQDGLCFGTIGSVIVGDVFMARFAASRAMIEDDPITQDLVARLFPTGIPRTMADLILFVASALNLGDAWPRFITPPTTPGA, encoded by the coding sequence ATGAACGCTCATCGCGGGACCAGTGCGACTGGGCCGGCTCTGAAAGACGGAGCTCAAAGCACTGCCGCCGCTGTCGATCCGCGCCAGGTCCAGTTCCGCAATTTTGGCTACGAGGGCGGCGCGGACGAAGCCAAGCTCTATCATGGCCTGGAGACGCCTTGGGCCACTCAGTGCCTGTTTGCCAAGCTGCTGCGCAGGATGAGTGTGGCATCCGCCGGAGGTGGCAATAAAACCAATGAGCGGATTCCGGCAGGGTACACCTATCTTGCTCAGTTCGCCGCACACGACATTATCCGCAATTCCTCGCTCAGTCCCTTGTTGGCGGCCCACGAGGCAGAGCGCCGCAACGAACGCGAGGAGGCGCTCCTGCTCGACGTGCTTTACGGCGGAGGACCGTTCTCTAACCCTGGTTTGTATGTTGTGGCCAAGCCTGGTGAAGTTGTCAGGTCGCTCATGCGCACCGGCCCGATGGCACCGCCGTCACTGAACGCCATGGCGATGCCCGCGGGCGCCTGTCCCTTTGCCAAGCGCGACTTGCCACGCTTCCAACAGGCCGATCTGAGCGATGGGTTCGAAGCTGGTCGGACGGACGTCCTGGCCGCAGACCAGCGCAGCGACGACAACGCCAACATTGCGCAAATGACGGCGCTTTTCCTGCACCTGCACAATGCCGTGGCCAATGCACTTGGCAAAAGCGGAATACCCAAAAAGGACGCCGAACTGCCGGCAGGTGCGTATCTTTTCGACCGGACACGCCGCGTTACGACAGCGATTTACCGGAATGTGCTGCAAAACGACTTGCTGCCGCGCCTCATCGCCAAGCCGATATGGGACCTCTACAACGCGAACGGGTTCAGGCCCCTGGTCGACATGCCGGAAGGCGTCCCGATTGAGTTTTCCCACGCGGCATACCGCCTGGGCCATTCCATGGTCAGGCTTTCCTATGTCTTCAATGACCAGCATCCGGACGGCGAAGGGCTGGAGAACGTGTTGCTTAACCGCTCCTCGTCACGCCCGCATAGATTCCCGGTCTCCGAACACTGGATCGCCGATTGGTCGCATTTCTTCCAGATCGCCGGCTCGACGCCGCAGTTCAGTCGGCGTATCGGACCAACGGTCAACGAAGTGCTGCTGAGTGCCTACACCATGCCGATCCTTTGCGTCGGCCCCGATTCAAAGCCACTCGAGCCCGCCGCAGCGGGTCTGTTGAGCGAAGCAGACAGGGCTGCACTCCCCGATCCGAATGCGTCGGGACTTTTGTTCAGCGATTTGGTGCGAGGGACCATTGGCGGCCTGCTCAGGCTCGATGCCTTGATCGAACAACTGCCGCAGGCCGCTCTCACGGCCGCGCCACTGCTGGGCGACGCCGAGAAACGGCACCAGGCTATTCGATCCTGGCTTCAAGATTCGACCGTCGCTTTCACCGCGGCCGAGTCGGCCGAGCTGGCAGAAAATCCGCCGTTGTTGTTCTGGTTGTTGTTGGAGGCCGCGATCGAACAGGACGGGCTGTGTTTCGGTACCATCGGATCGGTGATTGTAGGGGATGTCTTCATGGCAAGATTCGCGGCCTCGCGCGCCATGATCGAAGACGACCCAATTACGCAAGACCTCGTCGCCAGATTGTTTCCCACTGGCATCCCGCGAACGATGGCCGACCTGATCCTTTTCGTCGCCAGCGCGCTCAATCTGGGCGACGCCTGGCCCCGGTTTATCACCCCGCCTACAACTCCTGGAGCTTAA
- a CDS encoding AfsR/SARP family transcriptional regulator: MIGHNSPTRTAPLISVTTLDKVALSRLGRDVAVRNRKSRAVLAYLALSPHGFETRERICGLLWSESDEARARASLRQTVVDLKACLAEIEGVFSGDRLNVTLKPSLVTVDVGEIRHELKAGRIPPILLERQRVAESFLNGLDDIDPSFRNWVLVQRQCLQDEFISCLEAMAKAAADWPALKRAGQALLNLDPTNEIGCRAVMEASARMGDQATALRAYKGLWDLLETEFDSEPSAATQALVSDIKLGTIGATDRGAVTAIAAEAFGSQAQRLQEPAAGVLLFVREFELVSGSVRARNAVQIFRSELVASLVRFRDWAVMEWEGHPPRFTENAYCIEATGFIDGPTLRLSMTLKQLASGRYIWSEQFVIENSQWYQTQQRLIRRIAVALGVSMSSERLVQIASIPDLSLEQFDRWLRAQELIFQWRPESEERAEALFRSIIAESPRFAAAYAGLAGIINSRHLIFPGIGRRRERHAEALTFAKQATQIDPIDSRSQLHLAWSYAMNGIPQQAAISFLLACELNGNDPWTLVSASLGLAYCDDRENARRIATLALQTGLGVSRLQWSYQAGVRFLLGDYAGCVEAAERAADSVSYIGGWKAAALALLGNEKAAHEEADRFLAQLKTTWFGNESPEPGNVGTWLMDSFPIYSPEAVEALRRGLAGAGIVVSHMPLPEPVLSAAPDGVVRDA; this comes from the coding sequence ATGATCGGGCACAACTCCCCAACGAGGACTGCGCCGCTGATCAGCGTCACGACGCTTGACAAGGTAGCGCTGAGCCGACTTGGGCGAGACGTCGCCGTGAGAAACCGCAAGTCGCGCGCCGTCCTTGCCTATCTTGCACTGAGCCCACATGGTTTTGAAACCCGCGAGCGCATCTGCGGCTTGCTCTGGAGTGAATCGGACGAGGCACGAGCGAGGGCCTCGCTCAGGCAAACGGTAGTCGATCTCAAGGCCTGTCTGGCTGAAATCGAAGGAGTTTTCTCCGGAGACCGGCTCAACGTGACGCTGAAGCCGTCGCTGGTCACGGTGGATGTGGGCGAGATCAGACACGAACTGAAAGCTGGCCGGATCCCCCCCATCCTTCTGGAGAGGCAGCGTGTCGCCGAAAGCTTTCTCAATGGCCTGGACGACATCGACCCTTCGTTTCGGAACTGGGTCCTCGTCCAGCGGCAATGCCTTCAGGACGAATTTATCTCATGTCTGGAAGCGATGGCCAAGGCCGCGGCAGACTGGCCAGCCCTAAAGCGGGCCGGACAAGCCCTGCTCAATCTCGATCCGACCAACGAGATCGGGTGCCGAGCTGTCATGGAAGCGTCGGCTCGGATGGGCGACCAAGCAACGGCCTTGAGGGCCTATAAGGGGCTTTGGGACCTGCTTGAAACAGAATTCGACAGCGAACCTTCAGCCGCCACGCAGGCACTGGTCAGTGACATCAAGCTCGGTACGATCGGGGCCACGGACAGGGGGGCGGTGACCGCAATCGCCGCCGAGGCGTTCGGGTCCCAGGCGCAACGGCTGCAAGAGCCCGCCGCCGGCGTGCTGCTGTTCGTGCGGGAGTTCGAATTGGTGAGCGGTTCCGTCCGCGCGCGGAACGCCGTGCAAATCTTCCGCAGTGAACTGGTTGCGTCCCTGGTGCGATTCCGCGACTGGGCGGTAATGGAATGGGAAGGGCATCCCCCCCGCTTCACCGAGAATGCCTATTGCATCGAGGCGACCGGATTTATCGACGGGCCGACATTGCGTCTCAGCATGACGCTTAAGCAGCTTGCATCGGGGCGCTACATCTGGAGCGAGCAGTTTGTCATCGAAAACAGCCAGTGGTACCAGACCCAGCAGAGGCTCATCCGCCGCATCGCCGTCGCGCTGGGCGTCAGCATGTCGTCCGAACGGCTGGTTCAGATCGCCAGCATCCCGGACCTGTCGCTGGAGCAGTTCGACCGCTGGCTGAGGGCGCAGGAACTGATCTTTCAGTGGCGCCCGGAGTCAGAGGAGCGGGCCGAGGCTCTGTTCAGATCAATCATCGCAGAGTCACCACGCTTCGCTGCCGCCTACGCCGGGTTGGCCGGCATCATCAATTCACGGCATCTGATCTTCCCCGGCATCGGCCGGCGACGCGAACGCCACGCCGAAGCGCTGACGTTTGCCAAGCAGGCGACCCAGATCGATCCAATCGATTCGCGAAGCCAACTGCATCTGGCGTGGTCCTACGCCATGAACGGCATCCCGCAGCAGGCAGCCATCAGCTTCCTTCTAGCCTGCGAACTCAATGGCAACGACCCCTGGACCTTGGTCTCCGCTTCTCTCGGGCTTGCTTATTGCGATGATCGCGAGAACGCGCGGCGTATCGCCACTCTGGCGTTGCAGACCGGACTCGGCGTTTCACGCCTGCAATGGAGCTATCAGGCGGGCGTGCGGTTCCTGCTTGGCGACTATGCCGGTTGCGTCGAAGCGGCCGAGCGCGCCGCCGATAGTGTGTCGTACATCGGCGGCTGGAAGGCTGCGGCGCTCGCCTTGCTCGGCAATGAGAAAGCAGCGCATGAAGAGGCCGACCGATTTTTAGCGCAGCTGAAGACGACGTGGTTTGGAAATGAGTCACCGGAGCCGGGCAACGTCGGCACATGGCTCATGGATAGCTTTCCGATCTACAGTCCAGAGGCCGTCGAGGCACTGCGCCGAGGGCTAGCCGGGGCCGGCATTGTCGTCAGCCATATGCCTTTGCCAGAGCCCGTTCTATCGGCAGCCCCGGATGGTGTAGTCCGCGATGCGTGA